A single region of the Sphingomonas sp. LY29 genome encodes:
- a CDS encoding folate-binding protein, with protein MDATTLPDRAVVRLTGEEVRSFLQGLVTADVSGALPVWGGLLSPQGKCLFDFIVWADGDDVLLDCEAAAADDLVKRLSIYRLRRAITIARDATLAVHWSRDGDAPLDPRLAALGHRWLAPATAPAGGWLAHRLSLGVCEGRAELGDLLWLECNADELHGVSFTKGCFVGQENTARMNWRSKVNRRLFVLPVGAAPDARVRVRYPEVGLEVAHLRIDEVPETAIRPEWMDG; from the coding sequence ATGGACGCCACCACCCTCCCCGACCGCGCCGTGGTCCGCCTGACGGGGGAAGAGGTTCGCTCCTTCCTTCAGGGCCTCGTTACCGCCGACGTTTCCGGTGCGCTTCCGGTCTGGGGCGGCCTGCTCAGCCCGCAGGGCAAATGCCTGTTCGATTTCATCGTGTGGGCCGACGGCGACGACGTGCTGCTCGATTGCGAAGCCGCGGCAGCCGACGATCTGGTCAAGCGCCTTTCGATCTACCGCCTCCGCCGCGCGATCACGATCGCCAGGGACGCGACGCTCGCGGTCCACTGGAGCCGCGATGGCGACGCCCCGCTCGATCCCCGGCTTGCCGCGCTCGGCCATCGCTGGCTTGCTCCCGCCACCGCGCCCGCCGGCGGCTGGCTCGCGCATCGCCTGTCACTCGGGGTATGCGAGGGCCGCGCCGAACTTGGCGACTTGCTCTGGCTCGAATGCAACGCCGACGAACTTCACGGCGTCAGCTTCACCAAGGGCTGCTTCGTCGGCCAGGAAAATACCGCGCGAATGAATTGGCGGTCGAAGGTCAATCGCCGGCTGTTCGTGCTTCCAGTCGGTGCCGCACCCGACGCGCGCGTCCGCGTCCGCTATCCCGAGGTTGGACTGGAGGTCGCGCACCTGCGCATTGACGAGGTCCCCGAGACGGCGATCCGGCCGGAGTGGATGGATGGTTGA
- the acnA gene encoding aconitate hydratase AcnA, translating into MIPTGQDSLNTRSTLEAGGKTYAYYSLEKAAAALGDVSRLPYSMKVLLENLLRFEDGVTVTHDDLKAMADWLKDRRINREIQYRPARVLMQDFTGVPAVVDLAAMRDAMKSLGGDAQKINPQVPVHLVIDHSVMVDEFGTPRAFEDNVALEYQRNAERYEFLKWGSQSFDNFKVVPPGTGICHQVNLENIAQTVWTSDDQNGETVAYPDTLVGTDSHTTMVNGLGVLGWGVGGIEAEAAMLGQPVSMLIPEVVGFRLSGELKEGITATDLVLTVTQMLRAKGVVGRFVEFYGPGLDALSLADRATIANMAPEYGATCGFFPIDERTIDYLKLTGREDDRIELVRAYAKAQGMWRDASSPEPLFTDTLELDMSGVEPSLAGPKRPQDRVRLSDVDELFNAELESTYKKSDEKRVAVGGEDFDLGHGDVMIAAITSCTNTSNPSVLVAAGLVARKARALGLDSKPWVKTSLAPGSQVVTDYLDAAGLSEDLNAIGFNLVGYGCTTCIGNSGPLAPALSSTIADHDLVVASVLSGNRNFEGRVSPDCRANYLASPPLVVAYALAGTVTKDMNKTPLGQDREGNDVFLKDVWPTNDEVRALIDAHVHSDMFRARYADVYHGDERWRGIAVSGGDTYAWPASSTYIQNPPYFEGMTMTPKPLTDIDGARALALFGDSITTDHISPAGSIKVDSPAGSYLSEHQVPRSEYNSYGARRGNHQVMMRGTFANIRIRNRMLDGVEGGMTRGPDGNVVPIYDAAMAYQEAGTPLVVLAGKEYGTGSSRDWAAKGTILLGVRAVIAESFERIHRSNLVGMGVLPLQFADGESAATYSLDGTETFSIAGVADIQPRQDVSVEVTRANGETLTITARCRIDTFNELEYYRSGGILQYVLRNLAA; encoded by the coding sequence ATGATCCCGACCGGCCAGGACAGCCTCAACACCCGCTCGACGCTGGAGGCCGGGGGCAAGACCTACGCCTATTACAGCCTTGAAAAGGCCGCCGCCGCGCTCGGCGACGTGTCGCGCCTGCCGTACTCGATGAAGGTGCTGCTGGAGAACCTCCTGCGCTTCGAGGACGGGGTCACCGTTACCCATGATGATCTGAAGGCGATGGCCGACTGGCTGAAGGATCGCCGCATCAACCGCGAGATCCAGTATCGCCCGGCGCGCGTACTGATGCAGGATTTCACCGGCGTTCCTGCTGTGGTCGACCTTGCCGCGATGCGCGACGCGATGAAGTCACTGGGCGGCGACGCGCAGAAGATCAATCCGCAGGTCCCGGTCCACCTCGTGATCGACCACAGCGTCATGGTCGACGAATTCGGAACCCCTCGCGCGTTCGAGGATAACGTCGCTCTGGAATATCAGCGCAACGCCGAGCGCTACGAGTTCCTCAAGTGGGGCAGCCAGAGCTTCGACAATTTCAAGGTCGTGCCGCCGGGCACGGGCATCTGCCACCAGGTCAACCTGGAGAATATCGCGCAGACGGTGTGGACCAGCGATGACCAGAACGGCGAGACGGTCGCCTATCCCGACACGCTGGTCGGCACCGACAGCCACACGACGATGGTCAACGGCCTTGGCGTGCTCGGCTGGGGCGTCGGCGGGATCGAGGCCGAGGCCGCGATGCTCGGCCAGCCGGTCAGCATGCTGATCCCTGAAGTCGTCGGGTTCCGCCTGTCGGGCGAACTGAAGGAAGGCATCACCGCCACCGACCTGGTGCTGACGGTGACGCAGATGCTTCGCGCCAAGGGCGTCGTCGGGCGCTTCGTCGAGTTCTACGGCCCCGGTCTCGACGCGCTCAGCCTCGCCGACCGCGCGACGATCGCCAACATGGCGCCCGAATATGGTGCGACCTGCGGCTTCTTCCCGATTGACGAGCGCACGATCGACTATCTCAAGCTCACCGGCCGCGAGGACGACCGCATCGAACTGGTCCGCGCCTACGCCAAGGCGCAGGGCATGTGGCGCGACGCCTCATCGCCTGAGCCGCTGTTCACCGACACGCTCGAACTCGACATGTCGGGCGTCGAGCCGAGCCTGGCCGGGCCGAAGCGCCCGCAGGACCGCGTCCGACTGTCGGACGTCGACGAGCTGTTCAATGCCGAGCTGGAGAGCACCTACAAGAAGTCGGACGAGAAGCGCGTCGCGGTCGGGGGCGAGGATTTCGACCTTGGCCATGGCGACGTGATGATCGCCGCGATCACCAGCTGCACCAACACGTCGAACCCGTCGGTGCTGGTCGCCGCCGGCCTCGTCGCGCGCAAGGCGCGTGCGCTTGGCCTCGACAGCAAGCCGTGGGTCAAGACCAGCCTGGCGCCCGGAAGCCAGGTCGTGACCGACTATCTCGATGCCGCAGGGCTGAGCGAGGACCTCAACGCGATCGGGTTCAACCTGGTCGGATATGGTTGCACCACCTGCATCGGCAATTCGGGGCCGCTCGCGCCCGCACTGAGCTCGACCATCGCCGACCATGACCTGGTCGTCGCGTCGGTGCTGTCGGGCAACCGCAACTTCGAAGGGCGCGTGTCGCCCGACTGCCGCGCCAACTACCTCGCTTCGCCACCACTGGTCGTCGCTTATGCGCTTGCCGGGACGGTGACGAAGGACATGAACAAGACGCCGCTCGGCCAGGACCGCGAAGGCAACGACGTCTTCCTGAAGGACGTGTGGCCGACCAACGACGAGGTGCGCGCGCTGATCGACGCGCACGTGCATTCGGACATGTTCCGCGCTCGCTATGCCGACGTCTACCATGGCGACGAGCGCTGGCGGGGGATCGCGGTCAGCGGCGGCGACACCTATGCTTGGCCGGCTTCGTCAACCTACATCCAGAACCCGCCCTATTTCGAGGGCATGACGATGACGCCCAAGCCGCTGACTGACATCGACGGTGCGCGGGCACTGGCGCTGTTCGGCGATTCGATCACCACCGACCACATTTCGCCGGCGGGATCGATCAAGGTCGACAGCCCGGCGGGCAGCTACCTCAGCGAACATCAGGTGCCCCGCAGCGAATATAACAGCTACGGCGCGCGGCGCGGCAATCATCAGGTGATGATGCGCGGCACTTTCGCCAACATCCGCATTCGCAACCGCATGCTCGACGGCGTCGAGGGTGGCATGACGCGCGGTCCCGACGGCAATGTCGTGCCGATCTACGACGCAGCGATGGCGTACCAAGAGGCGGGCACGCCGCTGGTTGTGCTGGCGGGCAAGGAATATGGCACCGGATCGTCGCGCGATTGGGCGGCGAAGGGGACCATCCTGCTCGGCGTTCGCGCGGTCATCGCGGAAAGCTTCGAGCGGATCCACCGGTCGAACTTGGTCGGCATGGGCGTACTCCCGCTGCAGTTCGCGGACGGGGAAAGCGCGGCGACCTACTCGCTCGACGGGACCGAGACCTTCTCCATCGCCGGGGTTGCCGACATCCAGCCGCGGCAGGACGTGTCGGTCGAGGTGACTCGCGCCAATGGCGAGACGCTGACCATCACCGCGCGCTGCCGGATCGATACGTTCAACGAGCTTGAATATTATCGTTCGGGCGGGATTCTTCAGTACGTGCTTCGAAACCTGGCGGCATGA
- the pyrC gene encoding dihydroorotase: protein MGQQSITIRRPDDWHVHFRDGAMLAQVAPYTARTFARAIVMPNLSPPVTTVAAAAAYRSRIFEATAGHDFTPLMTAYLTDESDPDELARGHAEGAWVAAKLYPAGATTNSSHGVTDIARVSAVLARMEAIGMPLLVHGEVTNGDVDIFDREAVFIDRVLTGIVRDFPALKIVFEHITTRDAAQFVADAPATVAATITPQHALLNRNALFAGGLRPHAYCLPVVKREEHRLAVRQAAVSGSPKFFLGTDTAPHNVGAKESACGCAGLFNAPFAIEAYARIFDEEGAIDRLEGFASLHGPAFYGLPVNEGSITLTRTPATVPARIGEGELAVVPFLAGETLDWSVAP, encoded by the coding sequence TTGGGCCAGCAAAGCATCACCATTCGTCGACCGGACGACTGGCATGTGCATTTTCGCGATGGCGCGATGCTGGCGCAGGTCGCGCCCTATACCGCGCGGACGTTCGCGCGGGCGATCGTGATGCCGAACCTGTCGCCGCCGGTGACGACCGTGGCCGCCGCCGCTGCCTATCGTTCGCGCATCTTCGAAGCGACGGCGGGGCACGACTTTACCCCGCTGATGACCGCCTACCTCACTGACGAAAGCGATCCCGACGAACTGGCGCGGGGTCATGCCGAAGGCGCGTGGGTCGCCGCCAAGCTGTACCCGGCGGGGGCGACGACCAATTCGTCGCATGGTGTAACCGACATCGCCCGCGTCTCTGCAGTGCTGGCGCGGATGGAAGCGATCGGCATGCCGCTGCTGGTCCATGGCGAGGTCACCAATGGCGACGTCGACATCTTCGACCGCGAGGCAGTGTTCATCGACCGCGTGCTGACGGGAATCGTTCGTGACTTTCCGGCGCTGAAGATCGTGTTCGAGCACATCACGACGCGCGACGCGGCGCAGTTCGTCGCCGACGCGCCCGCGACCGTCGCGGCGACGATCACGCCGCAACACGCGCTGCTCAATCGTAACGCCTTGTTCGCCGGTGGGCTTCGGCCGCACGCCTATTGCCTGCCGGTGGTGAAGCGGGAGGAGCACCGGCTGGCGGTGCGGCAGGCGGCGGTGAGCGGATCGCCCAAATTCTTTCTCGGCACCGACACTGCGCCGCATAATGTCGGCGCAAAGGAAAGCGCGTGCGGATGCGCAGGGCTGTTCAACGCGCCCTTCGCGATCGAAGCCTATGCGAGGATATTCGACGAAGAAGGCGCGATCGACCGGCTGGAAGGCTTCGCCAGCCTGCATGGCCCGGCCTTTTACGGGCTTCCGGTCAACGAGGGGTCGATCACCCTGACCCGCACACCGGCGACGGTTCCGGCGCGCATCGGCGAGGGCGAACTGGCCGTGGTGCCGTTCCTGGCCGGGGAAACGCTCGACTGGTCGGTCGCGCCCTAG
- a CDS encoding CBU_0592 family membrane protein → MTLDLLMEVVGWIGAILILASYFLLTAGRLNAKSPVYQALNVFGAAGFIANSSWNGAWPSAILNVIWVGIGAVALARIYSRRSDSAKA, encoded by the coding sequence ATGACGCTCGACCTGTTGATGGAAGTGGTCGGGTGGATCGGGGCGATCCTGATCCTGGCCAGCTACTTCCTGCTGACCGCGGGTCGGCTCAATGCGAAGAGCCCGGTTTACCAGGCGCTGAACGTGTTCGGGGCGGCGGGCTTCATCGCTAATTCGAGCTGGAACGGCGCGTGGCCGTCGGCGATCCTGAATGTCATCTGGGTCGGGATCGGCGCGGTCGCGCTGGCCCGCATCTACTCGCGGCGGTCGGACTCAGCGAAGGCGTAA
- a CDS encoding bifunctional salicylyl-CoA 5-hydroxylase/oxidoreductase, protein MKIACIGGGPAGLNFAISMKRRDPSAEVHVFERNAEGVTFGWGVVFSDQTVENLLANDPVSGQAISDEFAHWDDIEVHVHSECVRSSGHGFIGIGRKRLLEILAARARELGAVLHYEHDCPAALDAWGDYDLVIAADGINSRIRDAYADQFGIDVDERANRFIWLGTPKVFDAFTFAFVETPAGWVWAHAYRFADDCSTFIVECAPDTWAALGFDTMDQAETIAACEELFADYLDGQPLLSNAAHLRGSAAWLTFRRILCERWHHDKIVLIGDAAHSAHFSIGSGTKLALEDAIKLAEVLCRPGLSRADALAEFHSERSVEVLKLQNSARNSTEWFETVGRYLAFEPWQFAYSLLTRSQRISHENLRLRDPDWLDRAERQFWLTATGAEKSAPPMFAPFKLRDLTLPNRIVVSPMATYSAEGGTPNDFHLVHYGARAEGGAGLVFTEMTCVSETGRITPGCTGMYMPDHVLAWRRVTDLVHRHSASKICLQLGHSGGKGSTQLGWQTMDAPLTEGNWPLLAASAVAWSEGNATPTPMTRADMDEVRDQFVAATRMAIDAGFDMVELHAAHGYLLSSFITPLTNHRTDEYGGSLDNRLRFPLEVFEAMRAVWPSDRPMSVRISATDWAGDKGVTPDEAVLIAQAFSRAGADLIDVSAGQTWVDAKPVYGRLFQTPFSDKIRNEGRLATMAVGNITDPDQANAILTAGRADLVALGRPHLVDPMWTLRAAAAAGYRDQFVPPQYLNGMSQLARTLQREAAAALRA, encoded by the coding sequence ATGAAGATTGCCTGCATCGGTGGCGGCCCGGCCGGCCTCAACTTCGCCATTTCGATGAAACGGCGCGATCCCTCGGCTGAAGTCCACGTGTTCGAACGCAATGCGGAGGGCGTGACCTTCGGATGGGGCGTCGTCTTCTCCGACCAGACGGTCGAAAACCTGCTCGCCAACGATCCAGTCTCGGGGCAGGCGATTTCCGACGAATTCGCCCATTGGGACGATATTGAGGTCCACGTCCACAGCGAGTGTGTCCGCTCGTCCGGACACGGCTTCATCGGCATCGGCCGCAAGCGTCTGCTCGAAATCCTTGCCGCCCGAGCGCGCGAGTTAGGCGCGGTCCTCCATTATGAGCACGATTGCCCCGCCGCGCTCGACGCGTGGGGCGATTACGACCTCGTCATCGCCGCCGACGGCATCAACAGCCGCATCCGCGATGCCTACGCCGACCAGTTCGGCATCGACGTCGACGAGCGCGCCAACCGCTTCATCTGGCTCGGCACGCCGAAGGTGTTCGACGCCTTCACCTTCGCCTTCGTCGAGACCCCGGCGGGCTGGGTGTGGGCGCACGCCTATCGCTTCGCCGACGATTGCTCGACCTTCATCGTCGAATGCGCGCCCGACACGTGGGCCGCGCTCGGCTTCGACACGATGGACCAGGCCGAAACGATCGCGGCCTGCGAGGAATTGTTCGCCGACTATCTGGACGGCCAGCCGCTGCTCAGCAACGCCGCGCACCTGCGCGGTTCGGCCGCATGGCTGACCTTCCGCCGGATCCTGTGCGAGCGCTGGCATCACGACAAGATCGTGCTGATCGGCGACGCCGCGCACAGCGCGCATTTCTCGATCGGATCGGGCACCAAGCTGGCGCTGGAAGATGCGATCAAGCTTGCCGAGGTCCTCTGCCGCCCGGGACTGTCACGCGCCGACGCACTGGCCGAGTTCCATTCCGAGCGGTCGGTTGAAGTGCTCAAGCTTCAGAACAGCGCGCGCAATTCAACCGAATGGTTCGAAACCGTCGGCCGCTATCTCGCCTTCGAACCGTGGCAGTTCGCTTACTCGCTGCTCACCCGGTCGCAGCGGATCAGCCACGAGAATCTGCGGCTGCGCGATCCCGACTGGCTCGACCGCGCCGAGCGCCAGTTTTGGCTGACCGCGACCGGCGCGGAGAAGTCGGCCCCGCCGATGTTCGCTCCGTTCAAGTTGCGCGACCTCACGCTTCCCAACCGCATCGTCGTCTCGCCGATGGCGACCTATTCGGCCGAGGGCGGCACGCCGAACGACTTCCACCTCGTGCATTATGGGGCCCGCGCGGAAGGTGGCGCGGGCCTTGTCTTCACGGAAATGACCTGCGTCTCCGAGACCGGACGGATCACGCCGGGTTGCACCGGCATGTATATGCCCGACCATGTGCTCGCATGGCGGCGCGTGACCGACTTGGTCCATCGCCACAGCGCATCGAAAATCTGCCTCCAACTCGGCCATTCGGGCGGCAAGGGGTCGACCCAGCTTGGGTGGCAGACGATGGACGCGCCCCTGACCGAGGGAAACTGGCCGCTGCTGGCCGCCTCCGCCGTCGCGTGGAGCGAGGGCAACGCCACGCCGACCCCGATGACCCGCGCCGACATGGACGAGGTCCGCGACCAGTTCGTCGCCGCGACCCGAATGGCGATCGACGCGGGCTTCGACATGGTCGAGCTTCACGCCGCGCACGGCTACCTGCTGTCCAGCTTCATCACCCCGCTCACCAACCATCGCACCGACGAATATGGCGGCAGCCTCGACAATCGCCTGCGCTTCCCGCTCGAGGTGTTCGAGGCGATGCGCGCGGTATGGCCGTCCGACCGGCCGATGTCGGTCCGCATCTCCGCCACCGACTGGGCCGGTGACAAGGGCGTTACGCCCGACGAGGCGGTCCTCATTGCTCAGGCCTTTTCGCGCGCCGGCGCCGACCTGATCGACGTCAGCGCGGGGCAGACCTGGGTCGATGCAAAGCCGGTCTATGGTCGCCTGTTCCAGACTCCCTTTTCCGACAAGATTCGCAACGAAGGACGCCTAGCGACGATGGCGGTCGGCAACATCACCGACCCCGACCAGGCCAATGCGATCCTCACCGCCGGCCGCGCCGACCTCGTCGCGCTCGGCCGCCCGCACCTCGTCGACCCGATGTGGACGCTGCGCGCCGCCGCCGCGGCGGGATACCGCGACCAGTTCGTGCCGCCGCAATACCTCAACGGCATGAGCCAACTCGCCCGCACCCTGCAGCGCGAAGCCGCGGCGGCGCTGCGGGCTTGA
- a CDS encoding Crp/Fnr family transcriptional regulator: MRETVRPAGDDSLLMTMAGNRLLATFPTDLRDTLHDSVEQLSLEVGDSVLRRGEDVSHSVFPLGRTTVSLMIDLQDGRSVEVATIGSEGAVGGIVSCGHAPAFSRGEVMVGGAALRVSKQLIEEAKQQSPHLRNLFCRYADYLLAQIMQTVACNSFHPIEARAARWLLTAQDRAGDRLDLTQEALAGLLGVQRTSVNAAAKQLQDEGLISTRRGVIELLDREGLEARACECHARVEQFFGEIIGKRGTGRDA; this comes from the coding sequence GTGAGAGAGACGGTCCGGCCCGCCGGGGACGATTCCCTGTTGATGACGATGGCGGGCAATCGGCTGCTCGCGACCTTTCCGACCGACCTTCGGGACACGCTCCACGATTCCGTCGAGCAATTGTCGCTCGAGGTCGGCGATTCGGTGCTTCGCCGCGGCGAGGATGTCAGCCACTCGGTGTTCCCGCTCGGCCGCACGACCGTGTCGCTGATGATCGACCTCCAGGACGGCCGCTCGGTCGAGGTGGCGACGATCGGCAGCGAGGGCGCAGTCGGCGGCATCGTGAGCTGTGGCCACGCTCCCGCTTTCTCTCGCGGCGAAGTAATGGTCGGCGGCGCGGCGCTCCGCGTATCGAAGCAACTGATCGAAGAAGCGAAGCAGCAGTCGCCGCACCTTCGCAACCTGTTCTGCCGCTATGCCGACTATCTCCTTGCGCAGATCATGCAGACGGTAGCCTGCAACAGCTTCCATCCGATCGAGGCCCGCGCCGCGCGCTGGCTGCTGACCGCACAGGATCGCGCCGGTGATCGGCTCGACCTGACGCAGGAGGCACTCGCCGGACTGCTCGGGGTGCAGCGCACCTCGGTCAACGCCGCCGCCAAGCAGCTTCAGGACGAAGGACTGATCTCGACCCGTCGCGGCGTTATCGAACTGCTCGACCGCGAGGGGCTGGAGGCGCGCGCCTGCGAATGCCATGCGCGGGTCGAACAATTCTTCGGCGAGATCATCGGCAAGCGCGGAACCGGTCGCGACGCCTAG
- a CDS encoding glycosyltransferase encodes MSTQPPSADKDDRRLTLLLPDLGGGGAERVAVTLANAFMRQGHDVDVVIMRPGGVLRDLLDPAIRVVDLDAPRIRDVPRRFAAYLKQARPHAVLVFMWPLTVAAVLARSIARTPTRLVLSEHSILSHEYQGKGVQRLLRWTIHAFYGRAQARATISEGSAKDLAHLSGLGRDAFEVVGNPLDLPDLPLRRSSEVDALWGCPPGARILTIGSMKPEKNHPDLVRSLALLPNARLMIVGDGQGRPHLEALAKELGVSDRLIMPGFRIDPWPFLASADVFALSSRYEGFGLVLVEALHAGLRIVSTDCPFGPREILADGKYGKLVPVGDEQAIAAALTQALAEQPNPDRQRARAQETAGSTSSDRYLQLMLS; translated from the coding sequence GTGAGCACGCAGCCGCCATCAGCAGACAAGGACGACCGGCGTCTGACGCTGCTTCTCCCCGACCTTGGCGGCGGCGGGGCCGAACGTGTCGCCGTCACGCTCGCCAACGCCTTTATGCGCCAAGGCCATGACGTCGACGTCGTGATCATGCGGCCGGGCGGCGTGCTCCGCGACCTGCTCGATCCGGCCATCCGCGTCGTTGATCTCGACGCGCCGCGCATCCGTGACGTGCCGCGCCGCTTCGCCGCCTATCTCAAGCAGGCCAGGCCGCATGCGGTGCTTGTGTTCATGTGGCCGCTGACGGTGGCCGCCGTACTCGCCCGCTCCATTGCCCGGACCCCGACACGCCTCGTGCTCAGCGAACACAGCATCCTCAGTCACGAGTATCAGGGCAAGGGCGTGCAGCGCCTGCTGCGCTGGACGATCCACGCTTTCTACGGACGGGCGCAGGCACGGGCGACCATCTCCGAAGGCTCGGCTAAGGACCTCGCCCACCTCAGCGGCCTCGGACGCGACGCGTTCGAAGTCGTCGGCAATCCGCTCGACCTTCCCGACCTGCCGCTCCGCCGATCGAGCGAGGTCGACGCGCTATGGGGATGCCCGCCCGGCGCGCGCATCCTCACCATCGGGAGCATGAAGCCCGAGAAGAACCACCCAGACTTGGTCCGCAGCCTCGCGCTGCTCCCCAACGCTCGCCTGATGATCGTCGGCGACGGCCAGGGCCGACCTCACCTAGAAGCCTTAGCCAAAGAGCTTGGCGTATCCGATCGCCTCATCATGCCTGGCTTCCGCATCGACCCATGGCCCTTCCTGGCGTCGGCCGACGTGTTCGCGCTCTCCAGCCGCTACGAGGGCTTCGGACTGGTGCTGGTCGAAGCGCTCCACGCCGGCTTGCGCATCGTCAGCACTGACTGCCCCTTTGGACCGCGCGAGATCCTGGCGGACGGCAAATATGGAAAGCTCGTCCCGGTGGGCGACGAACAGGCGATAGCCGCCGCACTAACCCAAGCGCTCGCCGAACAGCCCAACCCCGACCGGCAACGCGCCCGCGCGCAGGAAACCGCCGGCAGCACGTCGAGCGACCGTTATCTTCAACTGATGCTGAGTTAA
- a CDS encoding TonB-dependent receptor: MVDVAVAVQPTEQIVIVTGRGLQSNDSPAARGTLDRRDLDRAASGRIDDVLRNVAGLAAFRRSDSRSAHPTSQGLTLRGLGGNAASRVSLLLDGVPQADPFGGWIAVAALDPHGLDQIRFRRGGGIDALAGSLDIDSRTPDATDIDLSLSAGSRASLDGRLFTGTRWSSGFVSLSASGSRTDGFVPIVSADRGAADQRAPTSQASGRVRLVQSIGSKVEAQANLARYADTRTRGTDFSDNRQRGTDASLRLVGSGPSRWSALAYVQDRTFDSQFAAVAAGRGSASLTLDQRVPATGWGARAEIAPAFGNITTRIGAEWRRVSGETDEAFRFMASAPTRLREAGGRNDVAGLFGGLGWRGGGWTLGVEARADRWRMADGRLTETDLAGTFLLDDRFADRSGWQGSGRLSAGKELGGDIAFRAAITRGWRLPTLNELYRPFRAGTDATAANPELDPETSRGVEAGIDYTPRGARLSATLFANRLRGAIANVSLGSGPGNFPGVGFVAAGGAYRQRQNIDAIRSRGLEIDGDWQRGPWRVTGSYAFTDARMRSDGVAAALDGRRPAQVAKHSASASLGWESGRTAFATTARFVGRQFEDDNNDRSLPAALTFDGLARVGLSRRLSVEARVENLLDRQVLATVGGDGTRERAQPRTLWVGLRLR, translated from the coding sequence ATGGTTGACGTCGCGGTCGCGGTCCAACCGACCGAACAGATCGTCATCGTCACCGGACGCGGGCTGCAAAGCAACGATTCGCCCGCCGCGCGCGGAACGCTCGATCGCCGCGATCTCGACCGCGCCGCGTCGGGCCGGATCGACGACGTTCTCCGCAACGTTGCCGGGCTTGCCGCCTTCCGCCGCTCGGATTCGCGCTCGGCACATCCCACCAGCCAAGGGCTGACCCTGCGCGGTCTTGGTGGCAACGCCGCCAGCCGGGTTTCGCTTCTCCTAGACGGCGTCCCGCAGGCCGATCCGTTCGGCGGCTGGATCGCGGTCGCCGCGCTCGACCCGCACGGCCTCGACCAAATCCGGTTTCGCCGCGGCGGCGGGATCGACGCGCTCGCGGGCAGCCTCGACATCGACAGCCGCACGCCCGACGCCACCGACATCGACCTGTCGCTGTCGGCAGGAAGCCGCGCCTCACTCGACGGCCGGCTGTTCACCGGCACGCGCTGGTCGTCGGGCTTCGTCAGCCTCTCGGCCAGCGGATCGCGCACCGATGGCTTCGTGCCCATCGTCTCCGCCGATCGCGGGGCAGCGGACCAGCGCGCCCCGACCAGCCAAGCGTCGGGTCGCGTCCGCCTCGTGCAATCGATCGGCTCGAAGGTCGAAGCGCAGGCCAATCTGGCGCGCTATGCCGACACGCGTACGCGCGGCACAGACTTTAGCGACAATCGCCAGCGCGGCACCGACGCCTCGCTTCGGCTGGTCGGCAGCGGCCCGAGCCGCTGGTCGGCGCTCGCCTACGTCCAGGACCGCACCTTCGACAGCCAGTTCGCGGCGGTCGCCGCCGGGCGCGGCTCGGCCAGCCTCACGCTCGACCAGCGCGTCCCCGCCACCGGCTGGGGCGCCCGCGCCGAAATCGCGCCCGCGTTCGGGAACATCACGACCCGGATCGGCGCCGAGTGGCGGCGGGTCTCCGGCGAAACCGACGAGGCCTTCCGCTTCATGGCCAGTGCGCCGACACGTCTGCGCGAAGCAGGCGGGCGCAACGATGTCGCCGGCCTGTTCGGCGGGCTTGGCTGGCGCGGCGGCGGATGGACTCTGGGCGTCGAGGCGCGCGCCGATCGCTGGCGGATGGCGGATGGCCGGCTCACCGAAACCGACCTCGCCGGGACGTTCTTGCTCGACGACCGCTTCGCCGACCGCAGCGGATGGCAAGGGTCGGGACGACTGTCCGCGGGCAAGGAATTGGGCGGCGACATCGCGTTCCGCGCCGCCATCACGCGCGGATGGCGCCTGCCGACGCTCAACGAACTCTACCGCCCCTTCCGCGCCGGCACCGATGCCACCGCCGCCAATCCGGAACTCGATCCGGAAACCTCGCGGGGTGTCGAGGCGGGCATCGACTACACGCCGCGCGGCGCGCGCCTGTCGGCCACCCTGTTCGCCAACCGCCTGCGCGGCGCAATCGCCAACGTCAGCCTCGGTTCGGGACCCGGCAATTTTCCAGGGGTCGGCTTCGTGGCCGCGGGCGGCGCCTATCGCCAGCGCCAGAACATCGACGCGATCCGCAGCCGCGGGCTGGAAATCGACGGCGACTGGCAGCGCGGCCCGTGGCGCGTTACCGGCAGCTACGCGTTCACCGACGCGCGCATGCGAAGCGACGGCGTCGCCGCCGCGCTCGACGGCCGCCGCCCGGCACAGGTCGCCAAGCATTCCGCGTCGGCATCGCTCGGTTGGGAAAGTGGCCGGACCGCGTTTGCCACCACCGCGCGCTTTGTCGGCCGACAGTTCGAGGACGACAACAACGACCGCAGCCTGCCCGCGGCGCTCACCTTCGACGGTCTTGCGCGCGTCGGCCTGTCGCGGCGCCTCTCCGTCGAGGCGCGTGTCGAAAATTTGCTCGACCGACAGGTGCTGGCAACCGTCGGCGGCGACGGCACCCGCGAACGAGCGCAGCCGCGCACCCTGTGGGTCGGCTTACGCCTTCGCTGA